A stretch of DNA from Desulfobacterales bacterium:
TACCTTGAAGGAGATTTAATAAGCCCCTGGATCATTCGGGAAATGGAATGTAATTCATCAAGCATTCTTTTGCATTGGGTTACTTCTAACTATTTTAGATTATTTGCGATAATGAGCTGGGTCTCAAGCTCGGCACCGCTTGATAATCCAATGTAAAGAAATTGTTTAAATTCCGCCTTGTTTTTCCTGGTTGCGCCCTCTGCAATATTGGACGGAATGGATACCGCTGATCTTCGAATTTGTGACGTTAACCCGTAAATTTCTCTGTTGGGAAATGCATCGGTTGCTTTATAAACAGTGGTGACAAAGGTAATGGATTTTTGCCAGACATCCAAATCCCTGTGCGTTCTGACCGCCCCCTCTTTCACACTCTTTCCTGCCACCAGCCCTCCCTCACCATTCACCACTCACCACTCACACCCTGTCAAAATAAGTATCCGGTTTTCCTGGATCAAACATCTCACTGGTCCAAAACAGCGTCACCAAATCCTCTACGCCAACGTTTTCAATGGAATGCGTATACCCCGGCGGAATGTCCAGCACCCGATACTCTTCCCCCCTCACCTCATATTCAATCACCTCATCGCGTTCGATATGCCGAAACCGAATCACCGCCGTCCCCTTCACTACCAGAAATTTCTCGGTCTTCGTATGGTGAAAGTGGTGCCCCCGGGTGATTCCCGGCTTCGTATGGCTCACAAAAATCTGCCCCAAAGCCGGCGATTTGATAAATTCCGCCAGGCTTCCCCTTTCATCGGATTTAACGTCCAACGCATATCCAAAATCTTCTTCTTCAAGATAACTTAAATACGTCGCATATAACGCGCGATCAAACGCACTCTCAAAATTCGGCAACCGAAGGGTTTGGCGCACATCCCGATAGCACCGAATCTTATCCGCAAGTTCCCCCAGCGTTATTTTACGGGCCGAAAGCGCCGATCCGAACCTGAAACCCGTCGCCCCTTCCGCCAGTTCCCCGACAAACATTTTCACCACATCATCGATATAGGTCAACTCAAATTCATAGGCCGGATCAGATACCTGTATGGGAAGCCCGCGAGCGATGTTGTGGCAAAAGGTCGCGGTCACGGAATTATAATTAGGCCGACACCATTTCCCGAAAAGATTTTTAAGTCGATACACCACGCACGCAGCGCCGGT
This window harbors:
- a CDS encoding four helix bundle protein, with the translated sequence MAGKSVKEGAVRTHRDLDVWQKSITFVTTVYKATDAFPNREIYGLTSQIRRSAVSIPSNIAEGATRKNKAEFKQFLYIGLSSGAELETQLIIANNLK
- a CDS encoding NAD-dependent epimerase/dehydratase family protein translates to MKVLVTGSKGFVGKNLCAVLRHREDVELLEYDIDNSLQDLDSALEKADCIIHLAGVNRPKNMDEFETGNAGSLDTICTRLETMGRAPKIVLSSSIQADLENPYGLSKRHAELRLKAYAEKTGAACVVYRLKNLFGKWCRPNYNSVTATFCHNIARGLPIQVSDPAYEFELTYIDDVVKMFVGELAEGATGFRFGSALSARKITLGELADKIRCYRDVRQTLRLPNFESAFDRALYATYLSYLEEEDFGYALDVKSDERGSLAEFIKSPALGQIFVSHTKPGITRGHHFHHTKTEKFLVVKGTAVIRFRHIERDEVIEYEVRGEEYRVLDIPPGYTHSIENVGVEDLVTLFWTSEMFDPGKPDTYFDRV